One part of the Paraburkholderia flagellata genome encodes these proteins:
- a CDS encoding type I polyketide synthase, with amino-acid sequence MERKIAIVGMACRFPGGVQGPEDFWQLLCDERDAVTAVPSERFGTAFYQHPNKKEPGKSYTFSAGVLDDVAGFDAAFFGISPREATQMDPQQRLLLELAWEAFEDAGVRPAEMRGRDCGVYVGVASMDYGNRSMDDLNWIDPYSATGNTLSIASNRVSYLFDLRGPSMSVDTACSSSIVALHQAVQALQSGETEMALAGGVNLLLHPFTFVSFAKASMLSPRGRCRAFDATGDGYVRSEGGAFVLLKPLDRALADGDTIHAVIAGSGVNSDGHSHGGISVPTTAMQAELLRTVYRRAGVDPRSLAYLEAHGTGTAVGDPIEARALIEAVAGGRPSDDPLLIGSVKTNIGHLETASGMAGLFKAILCLKHGAVPRSLHFETPNPAIDFEGGRLRVVDRFTPLARRDGAPLTVGVNSFGFGGTNAHVVLAEVAHAAAPPASLEAVKANAALPPLVLTARSPAAIAALAARYLARLDEGVEWAALAASAARRRQWLEKRVVIAPPDSHAGHAALELIADSSDQALPAYVARGEAVESGAQVAFVYAGNGCQWAGMGKQLYAEDKVFRAALDEVDALWCADGSDSLVAVLCAGASAEWLAATENAQPLLFAIQVGITRALEARGIGFDAAVGHSVGEIAAAWASGALTLAEAVRVIRIRSAAQGLTRGTGKMAAAGIGESEARELIARLGLTAVVEVAGTNSPEAVTLAGSSEGLAAIGASLDANGSFFQILDLDYAFHSSRMDEIEPVVRVGLADLAPREGAKRYVSTVTGSTLSGVALDAGYWWRNIREPVRFHEAVAGLVETGVRVFIEIAPHSILRHYVKQTLTSLKLAGAVVPTLKRHHDSAEMLEHSMLLAVAHGAAVDLDRFVPLASPVSNIALPTYPWQRERHWQKATAEGYNLVNRRVDHPLLGYRLHEHAFAWENQLDPQRVPMLADHVVDGGVAFPGAGYVEMALAAARVFFRTSDVALENVEIRMPVVFQPQHAKLFRFVIDARTASFTIETRERMSDGPWNLNVTGRLLESGSTLDAQSVADESVLARLEASPAMRGDALYASAAAIGLSYGPAFRWVRTVQVQGDDALADFEAPQALSGAQALSGWLLHPALMDSGFHPLFAILGQSGAASDDARAAFVPVQIGRVDFLRGDSVRRVLARVQRRSPHSLVASFEFLDANNAIVARLSACRFRRVDLTSRRHAAPARFAYALEARPLPGDFTAAALPAPAALVERASARLALQEDGAQRARHLTETLPLLDVLAGLHALNALDALDAFAQPKLPALVNGAHAPLLARLAQIVVEDGLARFEGERLVRDDAACTAMPAHDALWRDVLAASPGHVAELTLLAHVGAALPRVLREATTGVAATALLSPTGRSLVEQFFDASPTWAHARAMLAACVKEALATWPGARRLRVLEIGATSGEVLQPLDIDVPASQCEHVLAGMYQQLAALDGQAHAHVQTLLLGENEPLFAHCRDAAPFDVIVVNRMIGEQTDPLAALQAIAERLAPGGLVVLADAHRSRFADIVFGVAGHEAAAQAYGALSPAALQSLCERAGLQDVARHTEQGLDLEGAPTLIVARKPSAIPQTQTSGADAQPWLIVQDGDDAFGTALAQELARLGCQIESVPAREAAAWLERKNTQAQMVFLAPLAPLADASGADVMRAQQGGALALASLVREIDAARAVAQARLCVVTRGGAPFGLGAGAAQPEQATLWGLGRVMANEYPALALRLIDVASANGEAVTLLAHALTHDDGEEEVLLAAQGRYVPRMLPAQTAERQTSRDESALEPQAGTAPAVLAFDMPGSLRNLEWFALPARELNPGEVEIAPMATGLNFRDVMYSMGLLSDEAVETGFAGATIGMELSGRIVRVGAGVEGLTPGDAVLGFAPASFATRVVTRASAIARKPEALSFEEAATIPTTFFTAYYALCELARLRRGERVLVHGGAGGVGIAAIQIARHLGAEVFATAGGAEKREFVRLLGADRVFDSRSLAFADDVRGCTNGEGVDIVLNSLAGEAMVRGIDTLRPFGRFLELGKRDFYENSQIGLRPFRNNISYFGIDADQLMGVLPELTTRLFEEVMTLFASGVLHPLPYRAFPAARAEEAFRYMQQARQIGKVLVTYPSGTPAPTRGVVQPALSLDPQAAYLIVGGTGGLGYASARWMIARGARHITLASRGGKLDVAKQQELERWRAEHGATVTVVSCDVTDAAGLDRLVETIEARGTPLKGVLHSAMRIDDGLLSNIDDARMAIVFEPKVAGAWNLHRATRHCALDFFVLYSSATTYLGNPGQGAYVAANAFLEALVAHRRAAGLHAAFMAWGPIEDVGFLARNSVTREALQARIGGASITSGEAMAALERALANGVTGEAVVRLDWAAISRGMPAAQARRYMALRGGGAAETANEDGALLEQLRVLPKAEAVALVETALRGHIARILHMSPESIALDRSVLDLGMDSLMGMELGMAVEESFGVKLSIMAIAEGATVHTLALRIVDMIDKDGEGAEGGSRAADDVNEEVAALAARHALDESEVRAFVERNRNNDQDQQGDEACPSTPAFAE; translated from the coding sequence ATGGAAAGGAAAATCGCAATTGTCGGGATGGCATGTCGCTTTCCCGGCGGAGTTCAAGGGCCCGAAGACTTCTGGCAACTGCTCTGTGACGAGCGCGACGCCGTGACGGCCGTGCCGTCCGAGCGTTTCGGCACGGCGTTCTACCAGCACCCGAACAAAAAAGAGCCGGGCAAGAGCTATACGTTCTCAGCGGGCGTGCTCGACGACGTGGCTGGTTTCGATGCCGCGTTCTTCGGCATTTCGCCGCGCGAGGCGACCCAGATGGATCCGCAGCAGCGCCTGCTGCTCGAACTCGCGTGGGAAGCGTTCGAGGACGCCGGTGTGCGTCCGGCCGAGATGCGCGGGCGCGACTGCGGCGTCTACGTCGGCGTCGCGAGCATGGACTACGGCAACCGCAGCATGGACGACCTGAACTGGATCGATCCGTACTCGGCCACGGGCAACACGCTCAGCATCGCTTCCAATCGCGTTTCCTATCTGTTCGATCTGCGCGGTCCGAGCATGTCGGTCGATACCGCGTGCTCCTCTTCGATCGTCGCGCTGCATCAGGCGGTGCAAGCGCTGCAGTCTGGCGAGACCGAAATGGCGCTTGCGGGCGGCGTCAACCTGCTGCTGCATCCGTTCACTTTCGTGAGCTTCGCGAAGGCGTCGATGCTGTCGCCGCGTGGCCGCTGCCGCGCGTTCGACGCGACCGGCGACGGCTACGTGCGCTCCGAAGGTGGTGCGTTCGTGCTGCTCAAGCCGCTCGATCGCGCACTCGCGGACGGCGACACGATTCACGCGGTCATCGCCGGTTCGGGTGTGAACTCCGACGGTCATTCGCACGGCGGCATCAGCGTGCCGACGACAGCGATGCAGGCCGAGCTGCTGCGCACGGTTTACCGCCGCGCGGGCGTCGATCCGCGCTCGCTCGCTTATCTGGAAGCGCACGGCACTGGAACCGCGGTTGGCGATCCGATCGAGGCGCGCGCGCTGATCGAGGCTGTCGCAGGCGGCCGCCCCTCTGACGATCCGCTGCTGATCGGCTCGGTCAAGACTAACATCGGCCACCTCGAAACCGCCTCGGGCATGGCGGGCCTCTTCAAGGCGATTCTTTGCCTGAAGCACGGTGCGGTGCCGCGCTCGCTTCATTTCGAAACGCCGAACCCAGCCATCGATTTCGAAGGCGGCCGCCTGCGCGTCGTCGACCGCTTCACGCCGCTTGCGCGCCGAGATGGCGCGCCGTTGACGGTCGGCGTCAATTCGTTCGGCTTCGGCGGCACCAACGCGCACGTTGTGCTCGCGGAAGTGGCACACGCAGCCGCACCCCCGGCGTCGCTTGAGGCAGTCAAGGCCAACGCGGCATTGCCACCGCTCGTGCTCACGGCGCGCTCGCCGGCAGCGATTGCTGCGCTCGCCGCGCGCTATCTTGCGCGTCTCGACGAAGGTGTCGAGTGGGCCGCGCTCGCGGCCAGCGCTGCACGACGTCGTCAATGGCTGGAAAAGCGCGTGGTAATCGCGCCGCCTGATTCGCACGCAGGCCATGCTGCTCTCGAGTTGATCGCGGATTCGTCCGATCAGGCGCTGCCCGCATACGTCGCGCGCGGCGAAGCCGTGGAGTCGGGCGCCCAGGTGGCGTTCGTCTACGCGGGCAACGGCTGCCAGTGGGCCGGCATGGGCAAGCAGCTTTACGCGGAAGACAAAGTATTCCGAGCCGCGCTCGACGAAGTCGATGCGCTGTGGTGCGCCGACGGCAGCGACTCGCTCGTTGCTGTGCTGTGCGCCGGTGCGAGCGCCGAATGGCTCGCCGCTACGGAGAACGCGCAGCCATTGCTGTTCGCGATCCAGGTCGGCATCACGCGCGCGCTCGAAGCGCGCGGCATCGGCTTCGACGCGGCGGTTGGACACAGCGTCGGCGAAATCGCGGCCGCGTGGGCATCGGGTGCGCTGACGCTCGCCGAAGCCGTGCGCGTGATCCGCATTCGCAGTGCGGCGCAGGGTCTCACGCGCGGCACCGGCAAGATGGCCGCCGCCGGCATCGGCGAATCTGAAGCGCGAGAGTTGATCGCGCGACTTGGGCTTACCGCGGTGGTCGAAGTGGCCGGCACCAACAGCCCCGAAGCCGTCACGCTCGCAGGTTCCTCCGAAGGGCTTGCGGCGATTGGCGCTTCGCTCGACGCGAACGGCAGCTTCTTCCAGATCCTCGATCTCGATTACGCGTTCCACAGCAGCCGCATGGACGAAATCGAGCCCGTCGTACGCGTCGGTCTCGCCGATCTTGCGCCGCGCGAAGGTGCGAAGCGCTACGTCTCGACCGTCACTGGCAGCACGCTTTCCGGTGTTGCACTCGATGCAGGTTACTGGTGGCGCAACATCCGCGAGCCGGTGCGCTTCCACGAAGCGGTCGCGGGTCTCGTCGAGACGGGCGTGCGCGTGTTCATCGAAATCGCGCCGCACTCGATCCTGCGCCACTACGTCAAGCAGACGCTCACGAGCCTGAAGCTCGCCGGCGCCGTCGTGCCCACGCTCAAGCGTCATCACGACAGCGCGGAGATGCTCGAACATTCGATGCTCTTGGCCGTCGCGCACGGCGCTGCTGTCGATCTCGACCGTTTCGTGCCGCTCGCGTCGCCGGTGTCAAACATTGCGTTGCCGACCTATCCCTGGCAGCGCGAGCGCCACTGGCAGAAGGCGACCGCCGAGGGCTACAACCTCGTGAACCGCCGCGTCGATCATCCGCTGCTCGGCTACCGTCTGCACGAACACGCGTTCGCGTGGGAAAACCAGCTGGATCCGCAGCGCGTGCCGATGCTCGCCGATCACGTCGTCGACGGTGGCGTCGCGTTTCCGGGCGCGGGCTACGTTGAGATGGCGCTGGCTGCGGCGCGCGTGTTTTTCCGCACATCGGACGTTGCGCTGGAGAACGTCGAGATTCGCATGCCGGTCGTGTTCCAGCCGCAGCACGCGAAGCTGTTCCGCTTCGTGATCGACGCACGCACCGCGTCGTTTACGATCGAAACGCGCGAACGGATGAGCGACGGTCCGTGGAACCTCAACGTGACGGGCCGCCTGCTCGAAAGCGGCAGCACGCTCGACGCCCAGAGTGTGGCTGATGAGTCAGTACTGGCACGCCTCGAAGCGAGTCCCGCGATGCGCGGCGACGCGCTCTACGCTAGCGCCGCCGCGATCGGCTTGAGCTACGGCCCGGCGTTCCGCTGGGTGCGCACGGTTCAGGTCCAGGGCGACGACGCGCTCGCCGACTTCGAAGCGCCGCAAGCGCTTAGCGGCGCGCAGGCACTGTCCGGCTGGCTGCTGCATCCCGCGCTGATGGACAGCGGCTTTCATCCGCTCTTCGCGATTCTCGGCCAGTCGGGTGCAGCGTCCGACGACGCGCGCGCGGCTTTCGTGCCGGTGCAGATTGGCCGCGTCGATTTCCTGCGCGGCGACTCGGTGCGCCGCGTGCTCGCGCGCGTGCAGCGTCGCAGTCCACATTCGCTCGTCGCGTCGTTCGAATTCCTTGACGCCAACAATGCAATCGTCGCGCGTCTTTCTGCGTGCCGTTTCCGTCGCGTCGACCTGACGAGCCGCCGCCACGCCGCGCCGGCGCGTTTCGCTTACGCGCTCGAGGCGCGGCCGTTGCCTGGCGACTTCACGGCCGCCGCGTTGCCTGCGCCGGCTGCGCTCGTCGAGCGTGCGAGCGCTCGCCTCGCGTTACAGGAAGACGGCGCGCAACGCGCGCGTCATTTGACCGAAACGCTGCCGCTGCTCGATGTGCTCGCGGGCTTGCACGCGCTGAACGCACTCGATGCGCTCGATGCGTTTGCGCAGCCGAAGCTGCCGGCCCTGGTGAATGGTGCGCATGCGCCGCTTCTCGCACGCCTCGCTCAGATCGTCGTGGAAGACGGTCTTGCGCGTTTCGAGGGTGAACGTCTCGTGCGTGACGACGCGGCGTGCACGGCGATGCCCGCGCACGATGCACTGTGGCGGGACGTGCTGGCGGCGTCACCGGGCCACGTCGCCGAATTGACGCTGCTGGCTCACGTTGGTGCTGCGCTGCCTCGTGTGCTCCGCGAAGCGACAACCGGCGTCGCCGCGACCGCGCTGCTCTCGCCGACCGGGCGGAGCCTCGTCGAGCAGTTCTTCGACGCCTCGCCCACGTGGGCTCATGCGCGCGCGATGCTCGCCGCCTGCGTAAAGGAAGCGCTTGCAACCTGGCCGGGGGCGCGCCGCCTGCGCGTGCTGGAGATTGGGGCGACGAGCGGCGAAGTGCTGCAACCGCTCGACATCGACGTGCCGGCCTCGCAGTGCGAGCACGTACTGGCGGGCATGTATCAGCAACTCGCCGCGCTCGACGGGCAAGCGCATGCTCATGTGCAGACGCTGCTGCTCGGCGAAAACGAGCCGCTTTTCGCGCATTGCCGTGACGCCGCGCCGTTCGACGTGATCGTCGTCAACCGTATGATTGGCGAGCAGACCGATCCGCTCGCCGCGCTGCAAGCGATCGCCGAACGGCTCGCTCCTGGCGGCCTCGTCGTGCTCGCCGATGCGCACCGTAGTCGTTTCGCAGACATCGTGTTTGGCGTAGCGGGTCACGAGGCTGCCGCGCAGGCTTATGGCGCTCTCTCGCCGGCCGCGCTCCAGTCGCTTTGCGAACGCGCTGGCCTGCAGGACGTTGCCCGCCATACAGAGCAGGGCCTTGATCTCGAAGGCGCGCCGACACTGATCGTCGCGCGCAAGCCGTCCGCCATCCCGCAGACGCAGACCAGTGGGGCCGATGCGCAGCCCTGGCTGATCGTGCAGGACGGCGACGATGCGTTCGGTACCGCACTCGCGCAAGAACTTGCTCGTCTGGGCTGCCAGATCGAATCGGTGCCCGCGCGTGAGGCGGCCGCATGGCTCGAACGCAAGAATACGCAAGCGCAGATGGTGTTCCTCGCGCCGCTTGCGCCGCTCGCTGACGCCAGCGGTGCCGACGTCATGCGCGCGCAGCAGGGTGGTGCGCTTGCGCTCGCGTCGCTCGTGCGCGAAATCGATGCCGCACGCGCCGTCGCACAAGCGCGCCTGTGCGTGGTGACGCGTGGCGGTGCGCCGTTCGGTCTTGGGGCGGGCGCCGCTCAGCCCGAGCAGGCGACGCTGTGGGGTCTTGGCCGCGTGATGGCGAACGAGTATCCGGCGCTTGCGCTGCGCCTGATCGACGTCGCGTCGGCGAACGGCGAGGCCGTCACGCTACTGGCGCACGCGCTCACGCACGACGACGGCGAGGAAGAAGTGCTGCTTGCGGCACAAGGCCGCTACGTGCCGCGCATGCTGCCGGCGCAAACGGCCGAACGACAGACGTCGCGCGACGAATCCGCGCTTGAACCGCAGGCCGGAACCGCGCCTGCCGTGCTGGCCTTCGACATGCCCGGCTCGCTGCGCAACCTCGAATGGTTCGCGTTGCCCGCGCGCGAGCTGAATCCCGGTGAAGTCGAGATCGCGCCAATGGCGACCGGTCTGAACTTCCGCGACGTCATGTATTCGATGGGGTTGCTTTCCGACGAGGCGGTCGAGACCGGTTTCGCGGGCGCGACGATCGGCATGGAACTCTCGGGCCGCATCGTGCGCGTTGGCGCGGGCGTTGAAGGGCTGACGCCCGGCGACGCGGTGCTCGGCTTCGCGCCTGCTTCGTTCGCGACGCGCGTGGTCACGCGTGCGAGCGCGATCGCACGCAAGCCCGAGGCCCTCTCTTTCGAAGAAGCTGCCACGATTCCCACCACGTTCTTCACGGCGTACTACGCGCTGTGCGAACTCGCGCGGCTGCGCCGCGGCGAACGCGTGCTCGTGCACGGCGGCGCGGGCGGCGTCGGCATCGCGGCGATCCAGATCGCCCGTCATCTCGGCGCGGAAGTGTTCGCCACGGCGGGCGGCGCAGAGAAGCGCGAGTTCGTGCGCCTGCTCGGCGCCGATCGCGTGTTCGACTCGCGCAGTCTTGCATTCGCCGACGACGTGCGCGGCTGCACGAACGGCGAGGGCGTCGATATCGTGCTGAACTCGCTCGCTGGCGAAGCGATGGTGCGCGGCATTGACACGCTGCGCCCGTTCGGCCGCTTCCTCGAACTCGGCAAGCGCGACTTCTATGAGAACAGCCAGATCGGCCTGCGGCCGTTCCGCAACAACATCAGCTATTTCGGCATCGACGCCGACCAGCTCATGGGCGTGCTGCCCGAACTCACCACGCGTCTCTTCGAGGAAGTGATGACGCTCTTCGCGAGCGGCGTGCTGCATCCGTTGCCGTATCGCGCATTCCCGGCCGCGCGCGCCGAAGAGGCGTTCCGCTACATGCAGCAGGCGCGTCAGATCGGCAAGGTGCTCGTCACGTATCCGTCTGGTACGCCTGCGCCCACGCGCGGTGTCGTGCAGCCTGCGCTGAGTCTTGATCCGCAGGCAGCGTACTTGATCGTCGGCGGTACGGGCGGTCTTGGGTACGCGAGTGCGCGCTGGATGATCGCACGCGGCGCACGTCACATTACGCTTGCGAGCCGGGGCGGCAAGCTCGATGTGGCGAAGCAGCAGGAACTCGAACGCTGGCGCGCCGAGCATGGTGCCACCGTGACGGTGGTGTCGTGCGACGTGACTGACGCGGCGGGGCTCGACCGTCTCGTTGAGACCATCGAAGCGCGCGGCACGCCGCTCAAAGGCGTTTTGCACTCGGCAATGCGCATCGACGACGGTCTGCTGAGCAACATCGACGACGCTCGCATGGCCATCGTGTTCGAACCGAAGGTTGCGGGCGCATGGAACCTGCACCGCGCGACGCGGCACTGCGCGCTCGACTTCTTCGTGCTGTACTCGTCGGCTACGACCTATCTCGGCAATCCGGGCCAGGGCGCGTACGTGGCGGCCAACGCATTCCTCGAAGCGCTCGTTGCACATCGTCGGG